The genomic segment TGTTAGTGTGGCAAATAATGGTGAAGAAGGCATAGAACAGGCTAAACAGCTACGTCCAGCACTAATTATTTGTGATTGGATTATGCCCAAGTTAACGGGGATTGAGGTCTGTCGTCAAGTTAAAGCGACTTCAGAATTATCAACGACACAATTTTTCTTATTAACATCCCTCGGTTCAGTTTCAGATCGAGTCACGGGCTTAGATGCAGGCGCTGATGATTTTATTTCTAAACCTATTGAAATGAATGAACTCTATGCTAGAGTTCGAGCAGGATTAAGATTACATCAACTTAGCCAAGATTTACAAACCCAAAAACAACGGATCGAAGCCGAATTAGCAGAAGCCGCAGAATATGTGCGATCGCTCCTTCCTGAACCGTTAACTGAACCTGTAAAAATTGATACTAAATTTATTCCCTCTCGTCAATTAGGCGGAGATTCTTTTGACTATTATTGGTTAGATTCTGATCATTTATCGATTTATTTATTAGATACATCAGGACATGGCTTAAGAGCGGCTCTTCCCTCCGTTTCTGTTCTTAATTTACTCCGTTCTAGGGCTATTCCTAATATTGATTATTATCAACCCAGTAACGTTTTAAAAGCCTTAAACACCA from the Planktothrix tepida PCC 9214 genome contains:
- a CDS encoding PP2C family protein-serine/threonine phosphatase translates to MFKILVIDDDVAILELLKRTLKKQGYDVSVANNGEEGIEQAKQLRPALIICDWIMPKLTGIEVCRQVKATSELSTTQFFLLTSLGSVSDRVTGLDAGADDFISKPIEMNELYARVRAGLRLHQLSQDLQTQKQRIEAELAEAAEYVRSLLPEPLTEPVKIDTKFIPSRQLGGDSFDYYWLDSDHLSIYLLDTSGHGLRAALPSVSVLNLLRSRAIPNIDYYQPSNVLKALNTTFQMTYQNDKYFTIWYGVYELSTRQLLYSSAGHPPAILLTGKNKKDIKIERLKTRGMPVGMFLEAEYMDATHKIEEFSNLYIFSDGVYEINQPDNTMLGLEGLISILVEYNDLQTDTLEEVLNTVKKINANNPFDDDFSLLKVTFT